A window of the Mesotoga prima MesG1.Ag.4.2 genome harbors these coding sequences:
- a CDS encoding ArsB/NhaD family transporter, with protein MGLMDRIFIVVYFILTFILIVLSKRRRVLIAFTAGMMLVALKVSESMRIETISQFVDFNAIFLLIGMMVIVAVIKSTGFFQYVAVRTLKATKGNILLLSVLFSALIAAFSMVLDNVTTMIMFMPIIFFVADTAGFNPFGFTAVMILASNIGGCMTLVGDPPNIIIGNASKIPFLTFTSLVFIPLVLTYIVLMLISRFKILRGLSSISDKKDEIQGLKLDGVITNRKLMYVSLGTLIVVVIGFAVHSIVDIEMSLFAVLGAAFLLLYTGKDFESVANEVDWNAILFFIGLFSLAYSLESTGITSELSDLALGLSSNPAVLSMLILWVSGMIAMVTGAIPVVTIFIPIVAELSVHYPLQYDLWIALALGANLGGNGTVTGHLANVMCFEMVNKEYGNTHSFLDFMKIGFPSSVISLAISSLFLIIRLVIFG; from the coding sequence ATGGGACTTATGGACAGGATCTTCATTGTAGTTTATTTCATATTGACTTTCATACTTATTGTACTTTCAAAGAGACGGAGGGTACTGATCGCCTTTACCGCAGGTATGATGCTTGTGGCCCTCAAGGTCTCCGAGAGTATGAGAATCGAAACAATTTCCCAGTTCGTGGACTTCAACGCCATATTTCTTCTAATAGGAATGATGGTTATTGTTGCTGTAATTAAATCGACGGGATTCTTTCAGTATGTGGCAGTCAGGACTTTGAAGGCGACAAAAGGTAACATCCTTTTACTATCGGTGCTATTTTCCGCTCTTATAGCGGCCTTTTCAATGGTTTTGGACAATGTGACTACGATGATCATGTTCATGCCCATCATTTTCTTTGTCGCAGATACTGCAGGATTCAATCCTTTTGGATTCACGGCTGTTATGATTCTCGCTTCAAATATCGGGGGGTGTATGACCCTTGTTGGCGACCCTCCAAACATTATCATAGGTAACGCATCGAAGATTCCATTCTTGACCTTCACCAGTCTTGTGTTTATTCCGCTTGTACTGACATATATAGTTCTAATGCTAATCTCGCGATTCAAAATTCTAAGGGGTCTCTCATCTATTTCGGACAAGAAAGATGAGATTCAAGGACTTAAGCTGGACGGAGTAATAACCAACAGAAAGTTGATGTATGTCAGTCTGGGCACATTGATAGTTGTTGTCATTGGATTTGCAGTTCATAGCATTGTAGATATCGAAATGTCACTATTTGCGGTTTTGGGAGCTGCATTTCTGCTTTTGTATACCGGAAAGGACTTTGAATCGGTGGCAAATGAAGTCGACTGGAACGCCATTCTCTTCTTCATCGGGCTCTTTTCACTTGCATATTCTCTTGAAAGCACGGGAATAACAAGTGAACTTTCCGATCTTGCGTTAGGTCTTTCCAGCAACCCCGCAGTTCTTTCTATGCTTATACTCTGGGTCAGTGGAATGATCGCAATGGTGACTGGCGCCATTCCCGTGGTCACGATATTCATTCCGATTGTTGCTGAACTCTCTGTTCACTATCCGCTTCAATATGATCTCTGGATTGCACTTGCTTTGGGAGCAAACCTCGGTGGGAATGGAACAGTAACCGGCCATCTTGCAAATGTGATGTGCTTTGAGATGGTCAACAAAGAGTACGGAAATACGCACAGTTTTCTCGATTTCATGAAGATCGGATTCCCCTCTTCCGTTATCTCTCTGGCAATCTCGAGTTTGTTTCTGATTATTAGGCTCGTTATCTTCGGATAA
- a CDS encoding poly-gamma-glutamate biosynthesis protein PgsC/CapC: MSPALFSIGIVISTAFWWVTGLSAGGLVTPVYLFIFMEQPLRLLYTWAVGLVTFLILNLLQRYLILYGRKRMALGIVLGVFVKLSLDTFLMPNLPVELFSTVIGTIVPGLIANDFYRQGIIKTSLSLAFVTLLLWLIDTLIRTVMVI; the protein is encoded by the coding sequence ATGAGTCCGGCTTTGTTTTCGATTGGAATAGTTATAAGTACTGCATTCTGGTGGGTGACGGGATTGTCTGCAGGTGGACTTGTGACTCCAGTCTATCTTTTCATTTTTATGGAACAACCGTTGAGGCTTCTATACACCTGGGCGGTCGGCCTTGTTACATTTCTCATCCTGAATCTTCTCCAGAGATATCTGATTCTCTACGGCAGAAAGAGGATGGCTCTTGGCATTGTTCTAGGTGTTTTCGTCAAACTCTCTCTGGATACCTTTCTGATGCCCAATCTTCCAGTCGAGCTGTTTTCAACCGTAATCGGCACGATTGTTCCGGGGCTCATCGCTAATGACTTCTACAGGCAAGGAATTATAAAGACTTCTCTTTCACTGGCCTTCGTAACACTGCTCCTTTGGCTGATCGATACATTGATAAGGACAGTAATGGTTATCTAG
- the pgsB gene encoding poly-gamma-glutamate synthase PgsB gives MNNIILAGTALLILLSALLAENIISRKRRARLKFVVQVNGTRGKSETVRLIHGALKANGFRVLGKTTGTVPLWITPEGKHVEIIRHGPANIQEQFLALRKSRRDKCDALVVECMAIKPEMQLASGRILDADITVITNTFPDHIEEIGSTEEETASVLSLSIAPGKACIVGSVSPEAYEKVRKTCEKIETKLIVAATSTEYLSGFKFIPHDENLSITIKAAELLGLDRSLAIEGMKEVLPDVGTFRYLKLGGKMGNAILANAFAANDLHSTSLLLEKVMRDFPEKEIIGFFNSRDDRPDRAAIFETMIRSFDRTIVKGPLPRRILNSKNVEKLDDPSQLDSLLDGSELVFGFGNIRGLVNWLNGLEEI, from the coding sequence ATGAACAACATAATTCTTGCAGGAACTGCACTTTTGATTCTTCTTTCAGCCCTGTTGGCTGAAAACATAATATCTAGAAAGCGTAGGGCGCGGCTCAAGTTCGTCGTTCAGGTAAACGGAACTAGAGGGAAGAGTGAAACCGTGCGGTTAATCCATGGCGCGCTAAAAGCCAACGGGTTTAGGGTTCTTGGAAAGACCACAGGGACTGTGCCTCTGTGGATTACTCCAGAGGGGAAACACGTAGAGATAATTCGCCATGGCCCCGCAAACATACAGGAGCAGTTTCTCGCGCTCAGAAAATCCCGGCGCGACAAATGTGACGCACTCGTTGTCGAATGCATGGCCATAAAACCCGAGATGCAGCTGGCAAGCGGAAGAATACTCGATGCAGACATCACGGTAATAACTAACACGTTCCCAGATCACATCGAAGAGATAGGAAGCACTGAAGAAGAAACGGCCAGTGTTCTTTCTTTATCAATTGCGCCGGGAAAGGCCTGTATCGTAGGAAGTGTGTCGCCCGAAGCCTATGAAAAAGTTAGGAAGACCTGCGAGAAAATCGAAACAAAATTGATTGTTGCGGCTACGTCAACAGAATACCTCTCTGGGTTCAAATTCATACCCCATGACGAAAATCTGTCGATCACAATCAAAGCTGCAGAGCTTCTCGGGCTTGACAGATCGCTGGCTATCGAGGGAATGAAAGAGGTTCTGCCCGATGTGGGAACCTTCCGGTACTTGAAGCTCGGAGGTAAAATGGGAAATGCCATTCTTGCAAACGCCTTTGCTGCAAACGATCTACACTCTACTTCTCTTCTTCTGGAAAAAGTGATGCGAGACTTTCCAGAGAAAGAGATTATCGGGTTCTTCAATTCTAGAGATGATAGGCCCGATAGGGCTGCAATTTTCGAAACGATGATCAGGAGTTTCGATAGAACAATAGTTAAAGGACCCCTTCCAAGAAGGATTTTAAACAGCAAGAACGTAGAGAAACTAGATGATCCGAGTCAACTGGATTCGCTTTTAGACGGAAGCGAGCTTGTGTTTGGATTCGGTAATATTCGCGGCCTGGTAAACTGGCTGAACGGTCTGGAGGAGATTTAA
- the pgsW gene encoding poly-gamma-glutamate system protein gives MKSSHVLLTVPYSRANISLKWLLLGAMIGVLGFFLVGQSRQRIESPYYADQFAAARLMASSIEELSRFRESLGIEIDPSVDPNLTGLIGPEFTEITTTLGNLQAKRTSTNPDFAALMVKFFKQLNLEKGDPVAIGASGSFPSLLLATLCACETLELQPFVIYSIGASEHGATHPEFTFVHMLNRLVEVGLLRDSLVAVSLGGNYDTASGMFFPGARELMTDIALSSGKTFIYEESLQESIDKRLEIYIQEAEGLPSVFVNVGGAAPNFGNSLIATSLDNGLLTAFSSIPEGDERGLIFEFAELGVPVIHLLNIRDLALDNGIPIDPVPFPEPGESGVFFVDSFSLPLIIVFLSLMVLCIVVGRVIHQ, from the coding sequence TTGAAGAGCTCTCATGTTTTACTCACAGTCCCTTATAGCCGAGCCAACATTTCTTTGAAGTGGTTGCTACTCGGCGCAATGATCGGGGTGTTAGGTTTTTTTCTGGTTGGTCAGTCAAGACAAAGAATAGAGTCCCCGTATTACGCGGATCAGTTTGCCGCGGCTCGCCTAATGGCTTCATCAATAGAAGAACTTTCCAGATTTCGTGAATCACTTGGTATAGAAATCGATCCCTCAGTCGACCCTAACTTGACAGGCCTTATAGGTCCCGAATTTACCGAAATTACAACTACTCTCGGCAATCTTCAGGCTAAGAGAACTTCAACGAACCCAGATTTTGCGGCGCTTATGGTTAAGTTCTTCAAACAACTGAATCTTGAGAAAGGTGATCCGGTAGCTATCGGTGCAAGCGGCTCCTTTCCGTCTCTTCTACTTGCGACGCTTTGTGCCTGTGAGACATTGGAGCTCCAACCGTTTGTGATCTACTCGATAGGTGCCTCTGAACACGGTGCAACTCACCCGGAGTTCACATTCGTCCATATGCTGAATCGCCTCGTAGAAGTCGGCCTGCTCAGAGATAGTCTCGTTGCCGTCTCACTTGGAGGCAACTACGATACAGCGAGCGGGATGTTTTTTCCGGGCGCGCGCGAACTAATGACCGATATCGCTCTGTCTTCCGGCAAGACTTTCATCTACGAAGAATCTCTTCAAGAAAGCATAGACAAACGTCTGGAGATCTATATCCAGGAGGCCGAAGGGCTTCCTTCTGTTTTCGTAAACGTGGGTGGTGCAGCGCCGAATTTCGGCAATTCACTTATTGCGACAAGTCTCGATAACGGTTTGCTTACAGCGTTCAGTTCGATACCAGAGGGCGATGAAAGAGGACTGATCTTTGAGTTTGCCGAACTCGGAGTACCGGTGATCCATCTCCTAAATATCAGAGATCTTGCTCTGGATAACGGAATTCCCATTGATCCAGTCCCATTTCCCGAACCAGGAGAAAGCGGCGTCTTTTTTGTTGATAGTTTCTCTTTGCCTCTAATAATCGTCTTTCTGAGCCTGATGGTTCTCTGTATCGTTGTGGGACGGGTGATTCATCAATGA
- a CDS encoding OPT/YSL family transporter has product MKNGGLSLEKGSSKQLTIRSLVIGGFGSVVITTSSMYVALRMGALPWPTIFVAVMSLAILKALGRTNLNEINVTHTAMSSGAMVAGGLAFTIPGIWILEETSEVGFLSLLIVTLSGTVLGVVFTSLIRQHFVEKEKLPFPMGVASYETVVAGDEGGRKAKYLFSTMGIAAVFVAIRDGLGWIPAAWSSAWLYSKNIFFGTWISPMAVGIGYIIGPLFTGVWFLGAVLSYFLIIPVGVALGWFEDVATAAAFKDSLGIGLMVGTGLGILIKGILPRAKEIYGKSQKREKGRLGRQLILAPIFFAVVAVFLTTLTEMTLIPSLLTIVGVWLTTAMAASITGQSGINPMEVFGIIILLGVKVVSDIGTIEAFLVAGVVAVACGLAGDVLNDFKSGYLLKTDPKAQIIAETVGGVIGAVVSVVVLFIMFRAYGTMGPGTELPAPQAYAVSTMVGGLPNTPAFFFGLMIGILIYLIGLPGMTLGIGMYLPMEISSAAFLGGMISLISVKLNPKSKENGLVISSGLLGGEGITGVVLAIIRVLTGS; this is encoded by the coding sequence GTGAAAAACGGTGGATTGTCGCTGGAAAAGGGTAGTTCAAAACAGCTGACTATTAGAAGCCTTGTAATCGGAGGGTTTGGTTCGGTAGTAATCACGACCAGTTCCATGTATGTCGCCTTGAGGATGGGTGCCCTTCCCTGGCCAACAATATTCGTTGCGGTAATGTCCCTCGCAATATTGAAGGCGCTTGGAAGAACCAATCTGAACGAGATAAACGTTACGCACACCGCAATGTCGTCGGGAGCAATGGTAGCTGGTGGTCTGGCTTTTACGATTCCCGGAATCTGGATCCTTGAGGAGACGTCTGAAGTGGGTTTTCTTTCGTTGTTGATCGTCACCTTATCCGGAACTGTTTTGGGTGTCGTATTCACTTCGCTTATCCGACAGCATTTCGTGGAGAAAGAGAAGCTGCCTTTTCCCATGGGTGTGGCATCATATGAAACGGTCGTTGCCGGTGACGAGGGAGGAAGGAAAGCAAAGTATCTCTTCTCCACAATGGGAATTGCTGCAGTCTTCGTCGCTATAAGAGACGGGTTGGGCTGGATCCCGGCTGCCTGGTCTTCTGCATGGCTCTATTCGAAAAACATCTTCTTCGGCACATGGATCTCGCCCATGGCAGTTGGAATTGGTTATATAATCGGTCCCCTATTTACCGGTGTTTGGTTTCTCGGAGCGGTTCTTAGCTACTTCTTAATTATCCCCGTAGGAGTCGCTCTTGGCTGGTTTGAAGATGTCGCTACTGCCGCTGCGTTCAAAGACAGCCTAGGAATAGGGCTAATGGTTGGAACTGGACTGGGAATTCTTATAAAGGGAATCCTCCCTCGAGCAAAGGAGATATATGGGAAATCGCAGAAGCGTGAAAAGGGAAGGTTAGGAAGGCAACTGATACTCGCTCCTATCTTTTTTGCCGTGGTTGCCGTATTTCTGACAACATTGACGGAAATGACGCTAATTCCATCTCTCCTTACGATTGTTGGAGTTTGGCTTACAACGGCAATGGCCGCTTCGATTACTGGGCAGTCTGGTATCAATCCGATGGAGGTCTTCGGAATAATAATTCTCTTAGGGGTAAAGGTAGTGTCAGATATCGGCACCATTGAGGCCTTCCTCGTCGCCGGAGTTGTCGCAGTGGCTTGCGGACTCGCGGGAGATGTACTCAACGATTTCAAGTCCGGCTACCTCTTGAAAACTGATCCCAAAGCTCAGATTATAGCCGAGACGGTCGGTGGAGTAATCGGTGCAGTTGTGTCGGTTGTTGTCCTGTTTATTATGTTCAGGGCCTATGGTACAATGGGCCCAGGAACGGAGCTTCCCGCACCACAAGCGTATGCCGTTTCCACAATGGTCGGTGGTCTTCCCAATACTCCGGCTTTCTTCTTCGGTCTTATGATTGGAATACTGATTTATCTGATTGGACTCCCCGGGATGACCCTGGGAATTGGAATGTATCTTCCCATGGAGATATCGTCTGCCGCTTTTTTGGGAGGCATGATAAGTCTTATCTCCGTAAAGCTCAATCCGAAGTCGAAAGAGAACGGTCTGGTCATATCGTCTGGTCTTCTTGGAGGAGAAGGGATTACAGGGGTGGTTCTTGCGATTATCAGAGTGCTTACAGGAAGTTGA
- a CDS encoding methionine ABC transporter permease — translation MLSQIFNATLETLYMLLLSGFLATFLGIPLGVGLYLCSRSRGLKGLYALLDLLVNIFRSIPFIILVLLLIPVTKRVMGTIIGPNAAIFNLTIAAIPFMARLSENSFNGVPSGIIDSSNSMGLNRWQMVTRVLIPETLPDQIGNVTVLLINLVTYTAIAGAVGAGGLGQLAINYGYYRFQWDVVLYAVIVLVAISQLLQFTGGKLAKRLRK, via the coding sequence ATGCTATCTCAGATTTTTAACGCAACTCTTGAAACTCTTTACATGCTACTTCTCTCGGGATTTCTCGCTACTTTTCTTGGCATTCCCCTCGGGGTGGGATTGTACCTGTGTTCGAGGTCTCGTGGGCTTAAAGGGCTTTACGCTTTGTTAGATCTCTTGGTGAACATTTTTAGATCGATTCCGTTCATTATTCTTGTTTTGCTTTTGATTCCCGTTACTAAACGAGTCATGGGAACGATAATCGGGCCGAACGCAGCAATATTCAATCTGACGATTGCTGCTATCCCATTCATGGCAAGGCTTTCCGAGAATTCCTTCAACGGCGTTCCCTCTGGAATCATCGATTCATCGAACTCGATGGGACTCAATAGATGGCAGATGGTCACAAGGGTTTTGATTCCGGAAACGCTGCCCGATCAAATTGGAAACGTAACCGTACTGCTGATCAATCTCGTCACCTACACGGCAATAGCGGGGGCCGTAGGCGCCGGTGGGCTGGGTCAGCTGGCAATCAACTACGGTTACTACAGGTTTCAGTGGGACGTGGTTCTTTACGCCGTTATCGTTCTCGTGGCAATCAGCCAGCTTCTTCAGTTCACTGGAGGCAAGCTGGCAAAAAGATTACGAAAATAA
- a CDS encoding methionine ABC transporter ATP-binding protein: MILRVEKLNLSFEDKSGKRKILDDVSLSVEEEEIVGIVGLSGAGKTSLLRTLNLLQPVDSGSIFFDGLDIVGLKESEVRNVRKKIGVVFQSFNLYRYRTLYQNIAFPLKIQGVSKKEIEERVMNIATELGLEHRLRAYPSQLSGGEQQRAAIARALVMDPKMILLDEPTSALDPKTTGRLLDLVVSLNEKHGITFIVVTHDMDVIKRTCDRVAYLQNGKLDFFGPTHEFFVKIENNEVSDFGKPLELEKTLLSANKKILRVLFWGTRTHEPVLWKIAKENDVMINILYGKIEEFKNGPFGTLIIGVEGEKQDLFVEKLRESVFFLEEVC, encoded by the coding sequence TTGATTCTAAGGGTCGAAAAGCTAAATCTATCTTTTGAAGACAAATCGGGAAAGAGAAAGATCCTCGATGATGTGAGTTTGTCGGTCGAAGAGGAAGAAATAGTGGGAATCGTGGGGTTGTCCGGAGCAGGGAAAACTTCTCTGCTCCGAACCCTCAACCTCCTGCAGCCTGTCGATAGCGGTTCGATATTCTTCGACGGTCTTGACATCGTTGGACTCAAAGAGAGCGAAGTGCGAAATGTAAGAAAGAAGATTGGCGTAGTCTTTCAGAGCTTCAATCTTTATCGGTACAGGACTTTATATCAGAACATTGCCTTTCCTCTGAAGATTCAAGGTGTCTCAAAGAAAGAGATAGAAGAGAGAGTAATGAATATAGCTACAGAGCTTGGCCTGGAACACAGACTGAGAGCCTATCCTTCGCAGTTATCTGGGGGCGAACAGCAGAGAGCCGCAATCGCTCGCGCTCTCGTTATGGATCCAAAGATGATTCTTCTCGATGAGCCCACCTCGGCTCTCGATCCAAAGACGACCGGCAGACTTCTAGATCTCGTCGTAAGTCTCAATGAAAAACACGGCATCACTTTTATCGTTGTTACTCATGATATGGATGTTATCAAGAGAACTTGCGACAGAGTTGCATATCTGCAGAATGGAAAGCTGGACTTCTTCGGACCAACCCATGAGTTCTTCGTCAAGATAGAAAACAATGAAGTGAGTGACTTCGGTAAGCCCCTGGAACTAGAGAAAACTTTACTTTCGGCTAACAAGAAGATCCTTAGAGTTCTTTTCTGGGGTACACGGACCCATGAACCCGTTCTCTGGAAAATCGCAAAAGAGAACGATGTGATGATAAATATCCTCTACGGAAAGATAGAAGAATTCAAGAACGGTCCCTTTGGAACTCTAATAATCGGTGTCGAGGGCGAGAAACAGGATCTCTTCGTCGAAAAGCTAAGGGAATCCGTATTCTTCCTTGAGGAGGTATGCTGA